A part of Gemmatimonadota bacterium genomic DNA contains:
- a CDS encoding DUF4258 domain-containing protein, with amino-acid sequence MSDPERVIPEDPLEFIRRCTRELKLLWTYHVQMRLRGRAISRTAILQAAESFEVIESYPEDKYLPSYLVYAHRGEDVFHVLFAADVAGDNVRVITAYRPKLSEWEPDLRTRRRKP; translated from the coding sequence GTGTCCGATCCGGAGCGTGTCATTCCCGAAGATCCTCTCGAGTTCATCCGGCGCTGCACCCGCGAACTGAAGCTTCTCTGGACGTACCACGTGCAAATGCGGCTGCGAGGACGCGCCATCTCGCGCACTGCGATCCTGCAGGCAGCGGAAAGCTTCGAGGTCATTGAGTCGTACCCCGAGGACAAGTACCTTCCCAGCTATCTGGTGTACGCTCATCGCGGGGAGGACGTGTTCCACGTGCTCTTTGCCGCGGACGTCGCTGGAGATAACGTTCGCGTCATCACGGCGTACCGACCGAAGTTGAGCGAATGGGAGCCGGACCTGCGCACCAGGAGAAGAAAGCCATGA
- a CDS encoding YgiT-type zinc finger protein: MRCHVCGETLEPVVTDLPFKLSQRSIVVIRDLPVLQCRSCPEYLLEDSVMNRVEEILEAMDEETELEVVKFAA, encoded by the coding sequence ATGAGATGTCACGTTTGCGGCGAGACGCTTGAGCCAGTGGTCACCGATCTTCCGTTCAAACTGAGCCAACGCTCTATCGTTGTGATTCGCGATCTACCGGTCTTACAGTGCAGGAGCTGCCCCGAGTATTTGCTTGAGGATTCTGTGATGAACCGTGTCGAGGAGATCCTCGAAGCGATGGACGAGGAAACCGAGCTGGAAGTTGTGAAATTCGCCGCCTGA